The Streptomyces sp. NBC_00670 genome window below encodes:
- a CDS encoding GlxA family transcriptional regulator, which yields MGTARVFTRPTRHHVAVLARRMTLPIELGIVHQLFGQAREGACPEGEPLYEVVTCALRPGKVRTDGDFTVDVAHGPEALAQADTVIVMSSYDDYEQRDPRLAEPLAGAFARIRPGTRVASICTGAFVLAAAGLLDGRVATTHWRYTDRFARLFPRVTVDPDVLYTDGGDVLTSAGCASGIDLCLHMIRRDFGMAVANDVARRTVVPPHREGGQAQYIRHPLPEPSSPSTSAARGWALERLGEPLTLGQLAAREAMSVRNFTRRFHDEVGTTPMTWLTQQRIERARELLEESELPVEQVAEQVGLGTAANLRRHFHQTLGTSPSVYRTAFRGPGTEV from the coding sequence ATGGGGACCGCGAGAGTTTTCACCCGTCCGACGCGTCATCATGTGGCCGTCCTCGCCCGCCGGATGACGCTGCCGATCGAGCTGGGGATCGTCCATCAACTCTTCGGGCAGGCCCGGGAGGGCGCCTGTCCGGAGGGTGAGCCGCTGTACGAGGTCGTCACGTGCGCGCTGCGGCCGGGGAAGGTGCGCACGGACGGGGACTTCACCGTCGACGTCGCGCACGGCCCGGAGGCGTTGGCGCAGGCCGACACCGTGATCGTGATGTCGTCGTACGACGACTACGAACAGCGGGACCCCCGGCTCGCGGAGCCGCTGGCCGGGGCGTTCGCCCGTATCCGTCCCGGCACCCGGGTGGCGTCGATCTGCACGGGTGCCTTCGTGCTGGCCGCCGCGGGTCTGCTGGACGGGCGGGTCGCCACCACGCACTGGCGGTACACTGACCGGTTCGCCAGGCTCTTCCCCCGGGTGACGGTGGATCCGGACGTGCTGTACACCGACGGCGGCGACGTCCTGACGTCCGCGGGGTGTGCGTCGGGCATCGATCTGTGCCTGCACATGATCCGGCGCGACTTCGGCATGGCGGTCGCCAACGACGTCGCACGGCGCACCGTCGTCCCGCCGCACCGGGAGGGCGGCCAGGCGCAGTACATCCGCCACCCGCTGCCGGAGCCGTCGTCGCCCTCCACCTCGGCCGCCCGCGGGTGGGCCCTGGAACGGCTGGGCGAACCTCTCACGCTGGGACAGCTCGCGGCACGCGAGGCCATGAGCGTGCGCAACTTCACCCGGCGCTTCCACGACGAGGTCGGCACCACGCCGATGACCTGGCTGACGCAGCAGCGGATCGAGCGCGCCCGGGAGCTGCTGGAGGAGTCGGAGCTGCCGGTGGAACAGGTCGCCGAACAGGTCGGCCTCGGCACGGCCGCCAACCTGCGTCGGCACTTCCACCAAACCCTGGGCACCTCTCCCAGCGTCTACCGCACCGCGTTCCGAGGGCCGGGCACGGAGGTGTGA
- a CDS encoding ATP-binding protein, translating into MQRFIGRRHQLRVLSETLASVGGAVGSARPGECILLRGRRRVGKSSLVEEFIRRSGVPSLFFTAAGGSAEDELTELLDSVSHSTLPGRALFAEEAPQQWNAAFRLLAEALPDDRPSVVVIDEVPYLMDRVDAFEGMLQRAWDRLLSRKPVLLLLIGSDLSMMEALNDYDRPFHQRGREMVLGPLNPADLAEMLGLEPAEAFDAALVTGGLPLICRDWPHGGSLWDFLEASLANPISALLVSAERSLGAEFPPQAMSREVLKAIGAGERTFTNIARAAGGVSHTTLTRATEVLTGKRVVAAELPLSTRPSKERRYRVADSYLRFWLAFLEPHMAEVERMRGDLTLGRVREQWTAWRGRAVEPLVREGLARLLPDQGLPAAPAVGAYWTRSNDVEIDLVGADREPVAKRLLFVGSVKWLEKSPFDSHDLAALHKHRAALTDEPVPLVVVSRSGVTCDGPQAVYGPAELLGAWQRR; encoded by the coding sequence ATGCAGCGTTTCATCGGTCGCAGGCATCAGCTCCGCGTGCTGAGCGAGACACTCGCCTCCGTGGGGGGCGCCGTCGGAAGCGCCCGGCCCGGGGAGTGCATCCTGCTGCGCGGGCGGCGGCGGGTGGGCAAGTCCAGCCTGGTCGAGGAGTTCATCCGGCGGAGCGGAGTGCCCAGTCTGTTCTTCACGGCGGCCGGCGGCTCCGCCGAGGACGAGCTGACGGAGCTGCTCGACTCCGTCTCCCACTCCACCCTGCCCGGACGCGCGCTCTTCGCGGAGGAGGCGCCACAGCAATGGAACGCCGCCTTCCGGCTGCTGGCGGAGGCCCTGCCCGACGACCGCCCCAGCGTGGTGGTCATCGACGAGGTGCCGTACCTCATGGACCGGGTCGACGCGTTCGAGGGCATGCTGCAGCGCGCCTGGGACCGGCTCCTCAGCCGCAAGCCGGTGCTCCTGCTGCTGATCGGTTCGGACCTGTCGATGATGGAGGCCCTCAACGACTACGACCGACCCTTCCACCAGCGTGGCCGGGAGATGGTCCTGGGGCCCCTGAACCCCGCGGACCTCGCCGAGATGCTTGGCCTGGAGCCGGCCGAGGCCTTCGACGCCGCCCTGGTCACCGGTGGACTGCCGTTGATCTGCCGTGACTGGCCCCACGGCGGATCGCTGTGGGACTTCCTGGAAGCCTCCCTGGCCAATCCGATCTCCGCGCTGCTTGTCTCCGCCGAGCGCTCGCTGGGGGCCGAGTTCCCGCCGCAGGCGATGAGCCGGGAGGTCCTCAAGGCCATCGGTGCCGGGGAGCGCACCTTCACCAACATCGCCCGGGCCGCCGGCGGCGTCTCCCACACCACGCTCACCCGGGCGACGGAGGTGCTGACCGGCAAACGTGTGGTCGCCGCCGAACTGCCCCTGTCGACACGCCCCTCCAAGGAACGGCGGTACCGGGTCGCCGACTCCTATCTGCGCTTCTGGCTCGCCTTCCTCGAACCGCACATGGCGGAGGTCGAGCGCATGCGCGGCGATCTGACCCTGGGCCGCGTCCGGGAGCAGTGGACCGCGTGGCGCGGCCGGGCCGTCGAACCCCTCGTCCGCGAGGGCCTCGCCCGGCTCCTGCCCGACCAGGGACTGCCCGCGGCCCCGGCGGTGGGCGCGTACTGGACACGCAGCAACGACGTCGAGATCGACCTCGTCGGAGCCGACCGCGAACCGGTCGCCAAGCGGCTGCTCTTCGTGGGGTCCGTCAAGTGGCTGGAGAAGTCACCGTTCGACAGTCACGACCTCGCGGCCCTGCACAAACACCGGGCTGCCCTGACGGACGAGCCCGTCCCCCTCGTCGTCGTCTCCCGCAGCGGTGTCACCTGCGACGGCCCACAGGCGGTCTACGGCCCCGCGGAACTGCTCGGTGCGTGGCAGCGCCGCTGA
- a CDS encoding DMT family transporter produces MRERGAGVWAVVAVVAAALFWSSSYAVTKRVLDDVGPLSIGALRFTMAALLLGLVIRLNRHRPARPDARQRRQLYLSGFLGITVYFILENIGVDMSTASDASLIVATYPLMTMLLELLTLRDRMPWTRVAGVLLATVGAVLVVRSGAETGGSSRWIGDVLLLLGGLAWAGYNILGKRASAGQNAMSVTYYQTLAGAAGFLLASLLEAGDWRVPDATASSLIVYLAVACSVGGFLLYNYGLRRMASSVAVNILNLVPVFGVAGAVVINGESIHPVQALGGVVIIVGVALGMLERGHRTPVSPEPASTTPAGTDTASTASTDPTAPVPTAGAAAGRSPADPRRR; encoded by the coding sequence ATGCGTGAGCGAGGGGCAGGCGTGTGGGCGGTGGTCGCGGTGGTGGCGGCCGCGCTGTTCTGGAGCAGTTCGTACGCGGTGACCAAACGGGTCCTGGACGACGTCGGCCCGCTGAGCATCGGCGCGCTGCGGTTCACCATGGCCGCGTTACTCCTGGGCCTGGTGATACGGCTGAACCGGCACCGCCCGGCCCGGCCGGACGCCCGGCAGCGGCGGCAGCTCTATCTGAGCGGCTTCCTCGGCATCACCGTCTACTTCATCCTGGAGAACATCGGCGTCGACATGTCGACAGCGTCCGACGCGTCGCTGATCGTCGCCACCTACCCGCTGATGACGATGCTGCTGGAACTGCTCACCCTGCGCGACCGGATGCCGTGGACACGGGTGGCGGGCGTGCTGCTCGCCACGGTCGGCGCGGTCCTCGTGGTGCGCAGCGGCGCCGAGACCGGCGGCAGTTCGCGGTGGATCGGCGACGTCCTGTTGCTGCTCGGCGGGCTGGCCTGGGCCGGCTACAACATCCTCGGCAAGCGCGCGAGCGCCGGCCAGAACGCCATGAGCGTCACGTACTACCAGACCCTGGCCGGCGCGGCGGGCTTCCTCCTCGCCTCCCTGCTGGAGGCCGGCGACTGGCGGGTCCCGGACGCGACCGCCTCGTCGCTCATCGTCTACCTGGCCGTGGCCTGCTCGGTCGGCGGCTTCCTGCTCTACAACTACGGTCTGCGCAGGATGGCGTCGAGCGTCGCGGTGAACATCCTCAACCTGGTCCCGGTCTTCGGCGTTGCCGGCGCGGTGGTCATCAACGGCGAATCGATCCACCCGGTCCAGGCGCTGGGCGGCGTCGTCATCATCGTGGGGGTGGCCCTGGGCATGCTGGAACGGGGCCACCGGACACCGGTGAGCCCGGAACCGGCCTCCACGACACCCGCCGGGACGGACACCGCCTCGACCGCCTCGACGGACCCGACCGCACCGGTACCGACGGCCGGGGCGGCGGCGGGCCGGTCACCGGCCGACCCCCGGCGACGGTGA
- a CDS encoding Lrp/AsnC family transcriptional regulator translates to MDELDSALVRMLQEDGRRTNRDMAQALGIAPSTCLERIRSLRERGILTGFHAEADLAAIGRGLQAVIAVRVRPPTRAVIEAFQAFLERMPEVISLFVLTGNDDFLVHVAVRDTDHLHAVVLDKLTKRPELADVRTSVVYGHMRKKVVGPA, encoded by the coding sequence ATGGACGAACTAGATTCGGCGCTGGTGCGCATGCTCCAGGAGGACGGTCGGCGCACCAACCGGGACATGGCCCAGGCCCTCGGCATCGCCCCGTCCACCTGTCTGGAGCGGATCAGGTCGCTGCGCGAGCGCGGCATCCTGACGGGGTTCCACGCGGAGGCCGACCTCGCGGCGATCGGCCGGGGGCTGCAGGCCGTGATCGCCGTGCGGGTCCGGCCGCCGACGCGTGCGGTGATCGAGGCCTTCCAGGCGTTCCTGGAACGGATGCCCGAGGTGATCTCGCTCTTCGTCCTCACCGGCAACGACGACTTCCTCGTGCACGTCGCCGTGCGCGACACCGATCATCTGCATGCGGTGGTCCTGGACAAGCTGACGAAGCGTCCGGAACTGGCCGACGTACGGACCTCGGTGGTCTACGGGCACATGCGCAAGAAGGTCGTCGGGCCGGCGTGA
- a CDS encoding histidinol-phosphate transaminase — MTTTTPHPTAPGTPAPTPRAVLAGIPAYVPKPPAPPAEGPAHRLFLNENPYPPLPSVRETIARAAAEAHHYPTIHPERLTHALARRLDVPPAHLVTGPGSVGIYQQIGQAVLEPGDEVVYAWPSFEAYPIVTRMAGAVPVEVPLADGVHDLDAMAAAVGPRTRAVLLCEPNNPTGTAVGAAALERFLDRVPGDVLVVLDEAYFEFYRSPDAPDGVALHHDRPNLVTLRTFSKAYGLAGMRVGYAVAQAPIAEALRKCAVPCGVGRVAEEAALTALEVEAELLERVERVVAERERTRAGLLGLGWEVLPSETNFLWLPAGSDAERVAGEWERRGLLVRAFPGDGLRVTVGSPEANDLLLTAAKETVPPAR, encoded by the coding sequence ATGACGACGACCACACCGCACCCCACCGCCCCCGGCACCCCGGCCCCCACGCCCCGCGCGGTGCTCGCCGGAATCCCGGCCTACGTGCCCAAGCCGCCCGCCCCGCCCGCCGAGGGCCCCGCCCACCGGCTGTTCCTCAACGAGAACCCGTACCCGCCGCTGCCCTCCGTCCGGGAGACCATCGCCCGGGCGGCGGCCGAGGCCCACCACTACCCGACCATCCACCCCGAGCGGCTGACGCACGCCCTCGCCCGGCGGCTGGACGTGCCGCCCGCACACCTCGTCACCGGCCCCGGCTCGGTCGGCATCTACCAGCAGATCGGCCAGGCCGTGCTGGAGCCGGGGGACGAAGTCGTCTACGCCTGGCCGTCGTTCGAGGCCTATCCGATCGTGACGCGGATGGCGGGGGCCGTCCCGGTGGAGGTGCCGCTCGCCGACGGCGTGCACGACCTGGACGCCATGGCCGCCGCCGTCGGCCCCCGGACCCGGGCCGTCCTCCTCTGCGAACCCAACAACCCCACCGGCACGGCAGTCGGCGCCGCCGCGCTGGAGCGGTTCCTGGACCGCGTGCCCGGCGACGTCCTGGTCGTCCTCGACGAGGCCTACTTCGAGTTCTACCGGTCGCCGGACGCCCCCGACGGCGTCGCACTGCACCACGACCGCCCCAACCTCGTGACGCTGCGCACCTTCTCCAAGGCCTACGGGCTGGCCGGGATGCGGGTCGGGTACGCCGTCGCCCAGGCCCCGATCGCCGAGGCGCTGCGCAAGTGCGCCGTGCCGTGCGGGGTGGGCCGCGTCGCCGAGGAGGCGGCGCTGACCGCGCTGGAGGTGGAGGCGGAGCTCCTGGAGCGGGTGGAGCGGGTCGTCGCGGAGCGGGAGCGGACGCGGGCGGGGCTCCTCGGACTCGGCTGGGAGGTGCTGCCCAGCGAGACCAACTTCCTGTGGCTGCCGGCCGGTTCGGACGCGGAGCGGGTGGCGGGGGAGTGGGAGCGGCGCGGACTGCTGGTACGGGCCTTCCCGGGCGACGGGCTGCGGGTGACCGTGGGCAGCCCCGAGGCGAACGACCTGCTGCTCACGGCGGCGAAGGAGACGGTGCCGCCGGCCCGGTGA